The following DNA comes from Hallerella porci.
AACATTTCTCAATTCAGGAATGCTGATGTTGAATTCAAGAGTTCCTTTCGCTTGCTTTATCGCGATTTCCCAAAGAGAAGCATAACTAAAATTATATGTACTCCGCGAACTCTTCGAGCGGTTCGTCAAAGTCGGGAGCCATTTTGCAGGGAATGTCCTTAAGACACCCAAAGCCTTTCTTCTGGGAAACGGACTTTGAGCTTTCCTCCGAGGCAAACTTGAAAAAAATGTAGTCCACATAGGAATCGATCTCGTCAAGAGCCGATTG
Coding sequences within:
- a CDS encoding DUF2281 domain-containing protein — translated: MNYALLEKKLKSLPQSALDEIDSYVDYIFFKFASEESSKSVSQKKGFGCLKDIPCKMAPDFDEPLEEFAEYI